One window of the Salvelinus fontinalis isolate EN_2023a chromosome 2, ASM2944872v1, whole genome shotgun sequence genome contains the following:
- the LOC129816150 gene encoding potassium channel subfamily K member 13-like, giving the protein MLVRCCICAGLAALMARKRSGGCCPRPPLNEDNARFCLLAGLILLYLLCGAAVFSALERPSELRARRLWDQQLANFTLSHQVSLGALHALLRQYEEANGAGIRVDALRPRWDFSGAFYFVGTVVSTIGFGMTTPATIPGKIFLIFYGLIGCAATILFFNLFLERIITMLAYIMRWCHERRMRRSGVGPVSGVGEPRREEDSLEGWKPSVYYVMLILGVASVLIACSASSLYCSMEDWSYMNSLYFCFVAFSTIGFGDLVSSQRERYETQDAYRLGNCLFILMGVCCIYSLFNVISIIIKQTLNWILTQLACPGRRCPCSCPKRGLCRRLCCPCLPNKHTGLRPPPARLRQQRLKRNGVQPTPSHPPARRHRYTDASVETVCNSETDAGMGVDGVAGGRRLSGEMISVNDFTASNKVSLALLQKQLCETAHQGPRQSPVPRHNGFSGGVGAFAIMNNRLQETSVDR; this is encoded by the exons ATGTTAGTACGGTGTTGTATCTGTGCTGGGCTAGCTGCACTCATGGCTCGTAAACGGAGTGGAGGCTGCTGCCCCCGGCCGCCCCTCAATGAGGACAATGCCCGCTTCTGCCTGCTGGCAGGGCTTATCCTGCTCTACCTGCTGTGTGGGGCGGCTGTGTTCTCAGCCCTGGAGCGCCCCTCCGAGCTCCGTGCCCGCCGCCTCTGGGACCAGCAGCTGGCCAACTTCACCCTGAGTCACCAGGTAAGCCTGGGAGCCTTGCACGCGCTGCTGAGACAGTATGAAGAGGCAAATGGGGCTGGGATCAGAGTGGACGCTCTTAGGCCCCGCTGGGACTTCTCTGGAGCCTTCTACTTTGTCGGCACGGTTGTGTCCACCATCG GCTTTGGTATGACCACCCCAGCTACCATCCCTGGTAAAATATTCCTGATCTTCTACGGCCTCATTGGCTGTGCCGCCACCATCCTATTCTTCAACCTCTTCCTGGAGAGGATCATCACCATGCTAGCCTACATCATGCGCTGGTGCCACGAGCGGAGGATGAGGCGCTCAGGGGTGGGGCCTGTGTCTGGGGTCGGGGAGCCCCGCAGAGAGGAGGACAGTCTGGAGGGTTGGAAGCCCTCTGTCTACTACGTGATGCTGATCCTGGGAGTGGCGTCTGTGCTGATCGCCTGCAGCGCCTCCTCTCTGTACTGCTCCATGGAAGACTGGAGCTACATGAACTCCCTGTACTTCTGCTTTGTGGCCTTCAGCACTATCGGCTTCGGGGACCTGGTGAGCAGCCAGAGGGAGCGTTATGAGACCCAGGATGCCTATCGCCTGGGCAACTGTCTCTTCATCCTCATGGGCGTGTGCTGCATCTACTCCCTGTTCAACGTTATCTCCATCATCATCAAACAGACTCTCAACTGGATCCTGACCCAGCTGGCTTGCCCAGGCCGGCGCTGTCCCTGCTCTTGCCCTAAGAGGGGCCTCTGCCGGCGGCTCTGCTGCCCCTGCCTCCCAAACAAACACACCGGCTTGAGGCCTCCACCTGCACGGCTCCGCCAGCAGCGGCTCAAACGCAATGGTGTGCAGCCCACCCCGTCCCACCCCCCTGCGAGGCGACACCGCTACACAGACGCCTCGGTGGAGACCGTGTGTAACAGCGAGACAGACGCAGGGATGGGGGTGGATGGGGTCGCTGGAGGCCGGCGTCTCTCTGGGGAGATGATCTCGGTGAATGACTTCACAGCATCCAATAAGGTGTCTCTGGCGCTGCTGCAGAAGCAGCTGTGTGAGACGGCCCACCAGGGCCCCCGTCAGAGCCCCGTTCCTCGTCACAACGGCTTCTCTGGGGGGGTGGGCGCATTCGCCATCATGAACAACCGCCTGCAGGAGACCAGTGTGGACAGGTAA